A stretch of DNA from Nocardioides sp. Arc9.136:
CCTCTTCCGCGAGGGCGTGCGGGTCATCGTCGACGCCCAGGACGGCATGCGGGTCGTCGGCGCCGCCGGGGACGGCCTCGAGGCGCTGCGCCTGGTCGACGAGCTCGAGCCCGACGTGGTGCTGATGGACATCCGGATGCCCGAGATGGACGGCGTCGAGGCGACCCGCCAGCTGTTCACCCCCGACCGCGCCGCTCGCCGCAGCAAGCCGCTGCGGGTGGTGGTGCTGACGACGTTCAACCTCGACGACCGGGCGGCGACGGCGATCCGGTACGGCGCGAGCGGGTTCCTGCTCAAGGACACCACCCCGCTGATGCTGCGCGACGCGATCCGCACCGTGCACGCCGGCAACGCCGTCCTCGC
This window harbors:
- a CDS encoding response regulator transcription factor, with amino-acid sequence MSGSTPGEIEVLLVDDQDLFREGVRVIVDAQDGMRVVGAAGDGLEALRLVDELEPDVVLMDIRMPEMDGVEATRQLFTPDRAARRSKPLRVVVLTTFNLDDRAATAIRYGASGFLLKDTTPLMLRDAIRTVHAGNAVLAPSDLSTLLDGQFRARAAVPAAYAGLTEKEREVFAAVARGLSNTEIAARIYASESTVKTHVGAILRKLALRDRVQIVVFAHEHGLVGG